A part of Fusarium oxysporum Fo47 chromosome III, complete sequence genomic DNA contains:
- a CDS encoding RF-1 domain-containing protein produces MSAFNGIVMTPLKLLRTIRYSTPPALPTRTFHNTSIFLAKALPPRPKPPPESEIEESYVKGSGPGGQKINKTNSAVQLKHIPTGIVVKSQATRSRDQNRKHARELLAQRVDELRNGDQSRSAIVGQVKQKRAASASKKSRRKYKKLEEEKAATAAEAEAQSDTTTASPEGRDLTTDDANNYQTSQPLDTTSKAP; encoded by the exons ATGTCTGCATTCAATGGCATCGTAATGACGCCGCTCAAACTCCTCCGAACCATCCGCTACAGCACTCCCCCAGCACTTCCAACACGGACCTTTCACAATACGTCTATCTTCCTAGCGAAAGCTCTCCCTCCTCGGCCGAAGCCCCCGCCTGAGTCTGAGATCGAAGAGTCCTATGTCAAAGGTAGCGGTCCTGGTGGACAAAAGATT AATAAAACCAATTCCGCAGTTCAGCTGAAGCACATACCCACTGGCATCGTCGTCAAGTCTCAGGCAACCCGTTCGAGAGACCAGAACCGGAAGCACGCCCGTGAATTACTCGCGCAACGTGTCGATGAACTTCGCAATGGAGATCAGAGTCGATCGGCTATTGTCGGCCAGGTAAAGCAAAAGAGAGCTGCAAGTGCTTCGAAAAAGAGTCGTAGGAAGTACAAGAAacttgaggaagagaaggccGCTAcggctgctgaagctgaagcgCAGTCAGACACAACTACTGCTTCACCAGAGGGACGTGACCTAACCACAGACGACGCAAACAATTACCAGACTTCTCAACCCTTAGACACCACAAGTAAAGCGCCGTGA
- a CDS encoding uncharacterized protein (of unknown function-domain containing protein): MAVLGSFRKWLSLKQYQLEVTFSVYMFTPWEKFFFSSIVFLLFSLTFIAACLYLPHHISFLVGRAWYYINGEHIDVAEVVQEAVKDMSASALSGTAASVVDVTKETVETVVREL; the protein is encoded by the exons ATGGCCGTTCTTGGATCATTTCGCAAGTGGTTGAGCCTCAAGCAATACCAGCTGGAGGTCACTTTCAGTGTGTACATGTTCACGCCCTGGGAGAAGTTCTTTTTCA GCTCCATTGTTTTTctgctcttcagcttgacCTTCATCGCCGCCTGTCTTTACCTCCCGCATCACATCTCTTTTCTCGTCGGTCGCGCCTGGTACTATATCAACGGAGAGCACATTGACGTTGCCGAGGTGGTGCAGGAAGCTGTTAAAGATATGTCTGCGAGCGCGCTGTCCGGGACAGCTGCAAGTGTCGTAGATGTTACTAAGGAGACTGTCGAGACGGTTGTGAGAGAACTATAA
- a CDS encoding WD40-repeat-containing domain protein, whose protein sequence is MGSRPVSIEYLSSGANRQTAVADWSQCGILAFGADINIALWRPLSESPKGVTKLLNGHKSTVKALTFLPEGDQDENSFLVSGSDDKTVIIWKASRNSDEFRPIHTSTEHTAAINCIAALRIKGAQKWIIATGSADASIKLWNLENDQLTLLQSVKTTPKYFPMCLSLSYAGDEDDVLVLASAGTRDIVQIFTAEVKSENVQFDLQATLTGHEGWIRSLSFAKETCAPDSDLLLASASQDKYVRIWRFHQGRELPAAAASGSDPSSDAYLPGKSPSNKAHRLQSAGKDFSVTFEALLLGHEDWIYSARWQRQDDDKLQLLSTSADNSLAIWEADSSSGIWVSMARLGEISREKGATTATGSTGGFWTGLWSPDGKSVACLGRTGSWRRWEYVPAEDFWQPCVAISGHTRAVTGITWAKNGEYLLSTSSDQTTRLHTRWDRPGNETWHEMSRPQIHGYDLNCIDSVGASQFVSGADEKLMRVFSEPKAVASMLNRLAGIGGGMDVQNMPDAANMPVLGLSNKAIDAVEDDQEIQPIDDRDREAMDPASIVKKSHLEIDHPPFEETLSRHTLWPETEKLYGHGYEISCLAASHDGTLVASACKASSTNHAVIRLFETNRWTELKPPLTAHSLTATRLRFSSDDQFLLSVGRDRQWAIFERAPEDEAAYKLLQINPKGHTRMVLDAAWAPASSTAPVFATAGRDKQVRVWAAKPNEDGKLQFSQTASIPTASPVTSVDFVPQVIDGRFVLAVGTELGRLSLCLIKEDGTDVTEKPAYEDYCLPKAVHQLAWRPIVREGAERPFEVAVAGEDSSLRVYAFSQAYLQVSADP, encoded by the exons ATGGGCTCAAGACCCGTCTCCATCGAATATCTCTCCTCGGGGGCCAACCGGCAGACCGCTGTTGCGGACTGGAGTCAATGTGGGATTTTGGCTTTTGGAGCCGATATTAACATTGCGTTATGGCGACCTTTG TCGGAATCTCCCAAGGGAGTCACAAAGCTGCTCAATGGGCATAAGAGCACTGTCAAGGCCTTGACGTTTCTCCCCGAAGGAGACCAGGATGAAAACTCATTTCTTGTTTCTGGCTCAGACGATAAGACCGTGATCATCTGGAAAGCATCTCGCAACAGTGATGAATTCAGGCCCATCCACACCTCAACGGAGCACACTGCTGCTATCAACTGTATCGCTGCCTTGAGGATCAAGGGAGCCCAGAAATGGATTATCGCAACTGGAAGTGCAGATGCCTCCATAAAATTATGGAACCTCGAGAATGATCAGCTCACTCTACTCCAAAGCGTCAAGACGACACCCAAATACTTCCCCATGTGCCTATCACTCAGCTACGctggagatgaagacgatgttTTGGTGCTAGCATCTGCTGGCACAAGAGATATCGTGCAGATTTTCACAGCTGAGGTCAAGTCAGAAAATGTTCAGTTCGATCTGCAAGCCACTTTGACAGGACATGAGGGTTGGATACGGAGCTTGAGCTTCGCCAAAGAGACATGTGCCCCTGACAGTGATCTGTTACTCGCCTCAGCGAGCCAGGATAAATACGTCCGTATCTGGAGATTCCATCAGGGAAGAGAGCTGcccgctgctgctgccagtGGTTCAGACCCTTCCAGCGACGCATACCTACCCGGAAAGTCACCCTCCAACAAGGCACATCGTCTTCAGTCCGCCGGCAAGGACTTCTCCGTTACTTTCGAAGCACTTCTTTTGGGCCACGAGGACTGGATATACAGTGCACGCTGGCAACGACAGGATGATGACAAGTTACAGCTGCTCTCGACATCAGCCGATAACTCGCTCGCCATCTGGGAAGCTGACTCTAGCTCTGGAATCTGGGTCAGCATGGCGAGACTTGGTGAGATTAGCAGGGAGAAGGGtgcaacaacagcaactgGAAGCACAGGCGGATTTTGGACGGGCTTGTGGTCTCCTGATGGTAAATCAGTAGCCTGCCTCGGCCGTACCGGTAGCTGGAGACGATGGGAATATGTCCCCGCGGAAGACTTTTGGCAGCCATGTGTAGCTATTTCCGGGCATACCAGAGCTGTTACAGGTATAACGTGGGCCAAGAATGGTGAGTATCTTTTGTCAACAAGCTCTGACCAAACCACACGACTGCATACACGCTGGGACAGACCAGGAAATGAGACATGGCATGAAATGTCCCGGCCTCAGATTCACGGCTATGATCTTAACTGTATTGACTCTGTGGGAGCTTCTCAATTCGTCTCAGGGGCCGATGAGAAACTCATGCGTGTCTTTAGCGAACCCAAAGCTGTTGCCTCGATGCTCAACCGTCTTGCAGGCATCGGTGGTGGCATGGATGTTCAGAACATGCCAGATGCCGCCAATATGCCAGTCCTGGGACTATCTAACAAGGCAATTGATGCCGTGGAAGATGACCAAGAAATTCAGCCCATTGATGACCGGGATCGTGAGGCCATGGATCCAGCCTCGATAGTCAAAAAGTCGCATTTGGAGATCGATCACCCTCCTTTCGAGGAGACACTCTCAAGACATACTTTGTGGCCGGAAACCGAGAAGCTGTATGGACATGGTTACGAGATTTCTTGTCTCGCAGCTAGCCACGATGGCACTCTCGTCGCCAGTGCATGCAAAGCCAGCTCGACCAACCACGCCGTAATTCGCCTATTCGAGACAAATCGTTGGACTGAGCTCAAGCCGCCTCTGACCGCACACTCTCTAACAGCCACCCGCCTTCGATTCTCCTCTGACGACCAGTTCCTCCTAAGTGTAGGGCGCGATCGCCAATGGGCTATCTTTGAGCGCGCCCCTGAGGATGAAGCTGCGTACAAGCTCCTGCAGATCAATCCCAAGGGTCACACACGTATGGTCCTTGACGCAGCGTGGGCGCCTGCGTCATCTACGGCGCCAGTATTCGCAACTGCTGGCCGTGACAAGCAAGTTCGCGTCTGGGCCGCCAAACCTAATGAAGATGGAAAGCTTCAGTTCTCTCAGACAGCCTCCATCCCGACTGCATCCCCTGTAACATCCGTCGATTTTGTCCCTCAGGTTATTGACGGTAGATTTGTCTTGGCAGTTGGCACAGAACTTGGCCGACTCAGTCTTTGCCTAATCAAGGAGGATGGAACTGATGTCACTGAGAAGCCCGCATATGAAGA TTACTGTTTGCCCAAGGCTGTTCACCAGCTTGCATGGCGTCCTATCGTACGAGAGGGGGCCGAGAGGCCATTTGAGGTGGCAGTTGCAGGAGAGGATAGTTCACTCAGAGTATATGCCTTCAGCCAGGCGTATCTTCAGGTGTCTGCAGACCCATAG
- a CDS encoding ubiquitin-related modifier 1, whose translation MAESTSAPKLNIDVEFSGGLEMLFSNKRQHALTIPAADQDGKPVDIAYLIDHLCQNVMDDSRKDLFVLDNHLRPGILVLINDADWELEGEEAYEIQSGDNILFVSTLHGG comes from the exons ATGGCTGAATCGACATCGGCCCCCAAGCTCAACATCGACGTCGAGTTCTC TGGCGGCCTGGAGAtgctcttctccaacaagaGGCAGCATGCTCTGACCATTCCCGCGGCAGATCAGGACGGGAAACCCGTTGACATCGCGTATTTGATCGACCATCTATGTCAGAATGTCATGGATGATTCTCGCAAAGATCTTTTTGTTCTAGACAACCACCT TCGACCAGGTATCCTGGTTCTGATCAATGATGCAGACTGGGAGCTCGAAGGTGAGGAGGCCTATGAGATCCAGAGCGGTGACAACATCTTGTTTGTCTCAACGCTACATGGAGGTTAG
- a CDS encoding uncharacterized protein (expressed protein), with amino-acid sequence MNLRRECPKSIGALLFESNLLLLFTYFCFGFQLNLHRNDARWEVPILIYCGSNSPTQGAERLWVRKWLCAGCITCFRRQQRKEMSLFPPSRGDHACAIFPRGHRFVPRLLQTRL; translated from the coding sequence ATGAATCTCCGAAGGGAGTGCCCGAAATCTATCGGTGCCCTCCTGTTTGAGTCCAACCTTCTACTCCTGTTTACATACTTCTGTTTCGGGTTTCAACTTAATCTGCATCGAAATGATGCAAGATGGGAGGTTCCAATATTGATTTATTGTGGCTCTAACTCCCCGACGCAAGGGGCAGAACGCCTATGGGTCCGAAAATGGCTTTGTGCAGGCTGTATAACTTGCTTTCGGAGACAACAAAGAAAGGAAATGTCGTTGTTTCCCCCTTCTCGGGGTGATCACGCATGTGCGATCTTTCCTCGTGGTCATCGTTTTGTGCCAAGGTTATTGCAAACTCGCCTGTGa
- a CDS encoding mitochondrial carrier domain-containing protein, producing MPDSDHAGLSPATIESIAGLSAGTVATLTVHPLDVVKTRMQIYRSAAPDAVRPTTVSILRALTSTPHPVASLYRGLTPNLVGNASSWASFFFFKSRFERALATWQGRLGGRPSGGDYFIASALAGAATTTLTNPIWVLKVRMVSSDRGSHGAYPSMLAGARSILQTEGIRGFYRGLGISLIGVSHGAVQFAVYEPAKKWYHARRRERHGIEREHMTTEATVGLSSLSKFVAGAVTYPYQVLRSRLQNYQADERFGRGIRGVVVRIWTEDGLRGFYRGMVPGVVRVMPATWVTFLVYENVKYYLPQWA from the exons ATGCCCGATTCAGACCATGCGGGACTCTCTCCCGCGACCATCGAGTCCATCGCCGGTCTCAGCGCTGGTACAGTCGCGACATTGACTGTTCATCCTCTCGACGTCGTCAAGACTCGCATGCAGA TCTATCGTAGCGCAGCCCCCGATGCTGTGCGTCCAACAACAGTATCCATTCTCCGTGCCTTGACATCTACTCCTCACCCTGTCGCCTCTCTCTACCGCGGTCTAACGCCTAATCTTGTCGGAAATGCCTCTAGTTGggcctctttcttctttttcaagTCGCGCTTCGAGCGCGCTCTCGCTACGTGGCAGGGTCGGCTTGGAGGACGTCCCTCTGGAGGCGATTACTTCATCGCTAGCGCTTTGGCAGGCGCAGCAACGACTACGTTGACCAACCCTATATGGGTCCTTAAAGTACGCATGGTATCCTCTGACCGAGGCTCTCATGGTGCATACCCTTCCATGTTGGCTGGCGCCCGCTCCATACTTCAGACTGAAGGCATTCGGGGCTTCTACCGTGGCCTGGGCATCTCTCTGATAGGAGTATCACACGGCGCTGTGCAGTTTGCAGTATACGAGCCCGCAAAGAAATGGTACCACGCGCGGCGTCGAGAGAGGCACGGCATCGAAAGGGAGCATATGACCACTGAGGCTACAGTTGGGTTATCGAGTCTGTCCAAATTCGTCGCTGGTGCTGTCACGTATCCGTACCAAGTACTCCGGAGTAGGCTCCAGAACTACCAAGCTGACGAGCGGTTCGGTCGGGGTATCAGAGGCGTTGTTGTAAGGATATGGACCGAGGATGGACTCAGAGGGTTCTATCGTGGTATGGTACCGGGCGTTGTTAGGGTGATGCCCGCGACGTGGGTGACGTTCTTGGTGTATGAAAATGTCAAGTACTATCTTCCTCAGTGGGCTTGA
- a CDS encoding TOM7 family-domain-containing protein: MFALSEESKERIAKLIDVSRVAIHYGYLPLILYLGYTRSEPRPSVIRLLSPLS; encoded by the exons ATGTTTGCCCTTTCCGAGGAGTCCAAG GAGCGCATTGCCAAGCTCATTGACGTTTCGCGCGTTGCCATCCACTA TGGTTATCTTCCTCTGATCCTCTATCTTG GCTACACCCGAAGCGAGCCCCGACCTTCAGTCATCCG CCTTCTCTCTCCCCTCTCCTAA